The following coding sequences are from one Streptomyces sp. NBC_00536 window:
- a CDS encoding aspartate aminotransferase family protein gives MADLMRAQRGARSDARSDARSDVRGDALSYAQNHLYYPVSAYEMDHGEGVHLYDTDGNEYLDCASGTFNLSLGYGHPEVVKAMRDQAERLVHTTSTFQTAPVNELVRRLVEVTPPNLTKVHLKVSGGSTANEGAVKMAQLATGRRDVITLFRSHHGQTMMTTTMSGESFRKAPFPHLMPGVLQVPDPYCLRCFYRQAGPESCGMLCVERINDFLDHASSGSVACVVVEPVSGSGGNIVPPDGYLPALRALCDERDIVLIFDEIQTGIGRVGRMFAAEHYGVRPDILTTAKGLGGSGAQIAAIVADERMSGLSSDHHSFTYGGNVLAAAAAATTLDVIGRPGFLENVREVGAHVMERLRALAAGHPAVVDVRGLGLMIGIEIGDDQGRPHSDRAQALARRGMDHGLILRTSRYGRGNVIKIRPPLILTRAEADLLCDRLEALFAAEAAA, from the coding sequence ATGGCCGACCTCATGCGTGCCCAGCGCGGTGCCCGGAGTGACGCACGAAGCGATGCTCGCAGCGACGTCCGCGGCGATGCCCTGAGCTACGCACAGAACCACTTGTACTACCCGGTCAGCGCGTACGAGATGGACCACGGCGAGGGCGTCCACCTGTACGACACCGACGGCAACGAGTACCTGGACTGCGCGTCCGGCACCTTCAACCTGAGCCTCGGCTACGGGCACCCCGAAGTGGTCAAGGCCATGCGCGACCAGGCCGAACGACTGGTGCACACCACCTCGACCTTCCAGACCGCCCCCGTCAACGAGCTCGTCCGGCGATTGGTCGAGGTCACGCCACCCAACCTGACCAAGGTGCACCTCAAGGTGTCGGGCGGCTCCACCGCCAACGAGGGCGCGGTCAAGATGGCGCAGCTCGCCACCGGCCGCCGCGACGTCATCACCTTGTTCCGCAGCCACCACGGCCAGACCATGATGACGACGACCATGTCGGGCGAGTCCTTCCGCAAGGCCCCCTTCCCGCACCTGATGCCCGGCGTGCTCCAGGTTCCCGACCCGTACTGCCTGCGTTGCTTCTACCGCCAGGCGGGCCCCGAGAGCTGCGGCATGCTCTGCGTCGAGCGCATCAACGACTTCCTCGACCACGCCAGTTCCGGCAGCGTCGCCTGCGTGGTCGTGGAACCGGTCTCCGGCAGCGGCGGCAACATCGTGCCTCCCGACGGCTACCTGCCCGCGCTGCGCGCCCTGTGCGACGAACGGGACATCGTCCTCATTTTCGACGAGATCCAGACCGGCATAGGCCGGGTGGGCCGAATGTTCGCCGCCGAGCACTACGGGGTCCGGCCCGACATCCTGACCACCGCCAAGGGCCTCGGCGGTTCCGGCGCCCAGATCGCGGCCATCGTCGCCGACGAGCGGATGTCCGGGCTCAGCAGCGACCACCACTCCTTCACCTACGGCGGCAACGTCCTCGCCGCCGCGGCGGCGGCCACCACCCTCGACGTGATCGGGCGCCCCGGTTTCCTGGAGAACGTCCGGGAAGTCGGCGCCCACGTCATGGAACGGCTGCGCGCGCTGGCCGCAGGCCATCCCGCCGTCGTGGACGTGCGCGGCCTCGGCCTGATGATCGGGATCGAGATCGGCGACGACCAGGGACGCCCGCACAGCGACCGGGCCCAGGCCCTGGCCCGGCGCGGGATGGACCACGGCCTGATCCTGCGCACTTCCCGCTACGGCCGGGGAAACGTGATCAAGATCCGCCCGCCACTGATCCTCACCCGCGCCGAGGCCGATCTGCTCTGCGACCGGCTCGAAGCCCTCTTCGCCGCCGAGGCCGCCGCATGA
- a CDS encoding inositol monophosphatase family protein, with protein sequence MTGPEHGGPPGAAAVRQYVTGLAGAVREAVLAAQHQAGSRLVRGHSPGGDAQFGLDEVAEAATWKYVVGHDLPVAVYSEDRGLQYHGRDPAHLLVVDPIDGTRPAVAGLESATVSVAVARMSQRPRIADVEHALLMELRTGAYLYGDRATPGITAYGYDHPVPALTRTTDPARMFWSLEFNGHPARLMTEAYGHLIDRSANTGGVFVFNSATWSISRLLTGQLDAYVDIGNRLLRDDPALLPEFERVGNGRVLHLFPYDIAAAVFLAERAGAVITDGYGQPLGDTVLTDLSIANQRSCVAASTPELHRALLSAVRWKE encoded by the coding sequence ATGACCGGCCCCGAGCACGGCGGCCCCCCGGGGGCCGCGGCCGTGCGGCAGTACGTGACCGGCCTCGCCGGAGCCGTCCGCGAGGCCGTACTGGCCGCCCAGCACCAGGCCGGCAGCCGCCTGGTCCGGGGCCATTCGCCGGGCGGGGACGCCCAGTTCGGCCTCGACGAGGTCGCGGAGGCGGCCACGTGGAAGTACGTCGTCGGCCACGACCTGCCCGTCGCCGTCTACTCCGAGGACCGCGGTCTGCAGTACCACGGCCGCGACCCGGCCCACCTGCTGGTCGTCGACCCCATCGACGGCACCCGGCCCGCCGTCGCCGGCCTGGAGTCCGCCACCGTCTCGGTCGCCGTCGCCCGGATGTCGCAGCGCCCGCGCATCGCCGACGTCGAGCACGCGCTGCTGATGGAACTGCGCACGGGCGCCTACCTCTACGGGGACCGGGCGACGCCCGGCATCACCGCGTACGGATACGACCATCCCGTGCCTGCGCTGACCCGCACCACCGACCCCGCGCGGATGTTCTGGTCGCTGGAGTTCAACGGCCACCCGGCCCGTCTGATGACCGAGGCGTACGGCCACCTCATCGACCGCTCGGCCAACACCGGTGGTGTCTTCGTCTTCAACAGTGCCACCTGGTCCATCTCCCGGCTGCTCACCGGCCAGCTCGACGCCTACGTGGACATCGGCAACCGGCTGCTGCGCGACGATCCCGCGCTGCTGCCCGAGTTCGAACGCGTCGGCAACGGCCGGGTGCTGCACCTCTTCCCGTACGACATCGCGGCGGCCGTCTTCCTCGCCGAGCGGGCCGGGGCCGTCATCACCGACGGCTACGGACAGCCGCTCGGCGACACCGTCCTGACCGACCTGAGCATCGCCAACCAGCGTTCCTGCGTGGCCGCGTCCACCCCCGAACTCCACCGGGCCCTGCTGTCGGCCGTCCGATGGAAGGAGTGA